In Musa acuminata AAA Group cultivar baxijiao chromosome BXJ2-10, Cavendish_Baxijiao_AAA, whole genome shotgun sequence, a genomic segment contains:
- the LOC135625883 gene encoding cytochrome P450 78A9-like has protein sequence MGSKADNGWFVLLSVAAKCGELSTDPAHLLSLAVVVAVCWLATLLLHWASPGGPAWGRYWWSRRQLWGFGHAIPGPRGLPVVGSMGLMSGLAHRKLAAAADAVPGSRRLMALSLCDTRVVVTCDPDVARDILNSPDFAHRPANETAYGLLFDRSIGFAPYGAYWRALRRIAVTHLFSAKQISAFANHRAEIAAQMVRALDHLVSRPVQVRNIVKQASLNHVMWFAFGKQYAIEQDTEEMRELRSMVEEGYELLGKLNWSDHLPMLAGLDPQRIRHRCSALVRRVDRFVTGIIEEHRARRARDPEAAPRDFVDVLLSLQGPDRLSDPDIIAVLWEMIFRGTDTVAVLVEWVLARLVMHKDVQARVHEELDAVVGRDRAVTGTDESGPLLYLQGVIKETLRMHPPGPLMSWARMATSDAIVGGAVVPAGTTAMVNMWAISHDPAVWPEPLRFDPGRFLGPDGHAVDLPVMGSDLRLAPFGAGRRSCPGKGLAMAAVELWVAALAHEFEWLPASDDVAAGGVDLSEVLRLSCEMAAPLTVRLRRRGPA, from the exons ATGGGATCCAAGGCAGACAACGGGTGGTTCGTGTTGCTTTCCGTAGCCGCCAAATGCGGTGAGCTCTCGACCGACCCCGCCCATCTTCTCTCTCTCGCTGTCGTCGTTGCGGTCTGCTGGCTCGCCACTCTCCTGCTGCACTGGGCCTCCCCCGGTGGCCCCGCCTGGGGGAGGTACTGGTGGAGCAGGCGGCAGCTGTGGGGCTTCGGCCATGCCATCCCGGGTCCCCGGGGACTCCCCGTCGTCGGGAGCATGGGCCTGATGTCTGGCCTCGCCCACCGGAAGCTCGCGGCCGCCGCTGACGCCGTCCCTGGCTCCAGGAGGCTCATGGCGCTCAGCCTCTGCGACACCCGAGTGGTCGTCACCTGCGACCCGGACGTAGCCAGGGACATCCTCAACAGCCCCGACTTCGCCCACCGGCCGGCCAACGAGACGGCCTACGGGCTTCTGTTTGACCGCTCCATCGGTTTCGCCCCCTACGGCGCCTACTGGCGCGCCCTGCGGAGGATCGCAGTCACGCACCTCTTCTCCGCCAAGCAGATATCCGCCTTCGCCAACCACCGAGCTGAGATCGCCGCTCAGATGGTTCGTGCCCTCGACCACCTCGTCTCTCGGCCTGTCCAAGTACGGAACATCGTGAAACAGGCATCCCTCAACCACGTCATGTGGTTCGCCTTCGGGAAGCAGTACGCGATCGAGCAGGACACCGAGGAGATGAGGGAGCTGAGAAGCATGGTAGAAGAAGGCTACGAGCTCCTGGGCAAGCTCAACTGGTCGGACCACCTGCCAATGCTCGCCGGCCTGGACCCGCAGCGAATCCGGCATCGCTGCTCCGCCCTCGTCCGCCGGGTCGACCGGTTCGTCACCGGCATCATCGAGGAGCACCGAGCACGGCGGGCGCGCGACCCGGAGGCGGCTCCGCGGGACTTTGTCGACGTTCTGCTGTCCCTGCAGGGCCCCGATAGGTTATCCGACCCCGACATAATCGCCGTCCTTTGG GAGATGATATTTCGGGGTACGGACACCGTCGCGGTGCTGGTGGAGTGGGTGCTCGCGAGGCTAGTGATGCACAAGGACGTGCAGGCGAGGGTGCACGAGGAGCTGGACGCCGTCGTGGGCAGAGACCGGGCGGTGACGGGAACTGACGAGTCGGGGCCACTGCTGTACCTGCAGGGGGTTATCAAGGAGACGCTGCGGATGCACCCGCCGGGCCCGCTGATGTCGTGGGCCCGCATGGCCACATCGGACGCGATCGTCGGCGGGGCCGTCGTGCCCGCGGGCACCACCGCGATGGTGAACATGTGGGCCATCTCCCACGACCCCGCGGTCTGGCCGGAGCCGCTCCGGTTCGATCCGGGCCGGTTCCTGGGGCCAGACGGGCACGCGGTCGACCTGCCGGTGATGGGGTCGGACCTGCGGCTGGCGCCGTTCGGGGCCGGGCGGCGGAGCTGCCCTGGGAAGGGACTGGCCATGGCGGCCGTCGAGCTCTGGGTGGCGGCGCTGGCGCACGAGTTCGAGTGGCTGCCGGCGTCCGACGACGTGGCGGCTGGTGGAGTCGACCTCTCGGAGGTGCTGCGGCTGTCCTGCGAGATGGCGGCGCCATTGACCGTAAGGCTGCGGCGGCGGGGGCCCGCTTGA
- the LOC135625900 gene encoding uncharacterized protein LOC135625900: MVKLYVKTVPPPDLNKNTEWFMYPGVWTTYILILFFCWLLVLSVVGCTPGMAWTAVNLLHFAVTYYFFHWKKGTPFAEDQGIYNNLTWWEQMDDGRQLTRNRKFLIVVPVVLYLIASHTTDYRHPMLFLNTLAVAILVIAKFPNMHKVRIFGING; encoded by the exons ATGGTGAAGCTCTACGTGAAGACGGTGCCGCCCCCGGATCTGAACAAAAACACCGAATGGTTCATGTACCCCGGCGTCTGGACCACCTACatactcatcctcttcttctGCTGGCTCCTCGTGCTCTCCGTCGTCGGCTGCACCCCCGGCATGGCATGGACCGCTGTCAATCTCTTGCACTTTGCG GTTACCTATTACTTCTTCCATTGGAAAAAGGGCACTCCCTTTGCTGAAGACCAAGGTATCTATAACAACTTGACCTGGTGGGAGCAGATGGATGATGGCAGGCAACTAACCCGTAACAGGAAATTCTTGATTGTTGTACCTGTTGTCCT GTATCTGATAGCCTCGCACACAACGGACTACCGACATCCAATGCTGTTCCTGAATACACTTGCGGTAGCCATACTGGTAATTGCCAAGTTCCCAAACATGCACAAGGTCCGCATATTTGGGATCAATGGATGA
- the LOC135624201 gene encoding E3 ubiquitin-protein ligase At1g12760-like, translating into MLLLRNLSDRRCVSDSIRRAGSRRVMMEPWLLVWEAFTEQLEERQSDWAYSRTVVFLDTLLNLAFVAAAAGVLVLSRDEAPSMPLRLWIGGYALQCVLFIVCVCVRFQRRHLQRDVEERSSHDRGGLGPSSPSDVVEARGCNADQGQNEEARSVAKDLEFASNMFSCIWWIVGFYCVSAGGQALIRDAPQLYWFCIVFLAFDCIGISIAVCCCVCIINIVYVVTDQQGGASDEDIRQLPTYKFQRIDNFEILFNEVQRSKGGMMIECGSDEPIEHVLSAEDAVCCICLSAYKDGVDLRVPPCRHHFHCACLDKWLYINATCPLCKYNIVQSSNQAPEEV; encoded by the exons atgCTGCTGCTTCGCAATCTCTCTGACCGACGCTGCGTCTCGGATTCCATCCGCCGGGCCGGCAGCCGGCGCGTGATGATGGAGCCGTGGTTGCTGGTTTGGGAGGCTTTCACGGAGCAGCTGGAGGAGCGGCAGAGCGACTGGGCCTACTCGAGGACCGTCGTGTTCCTCGACACCCTGTTGAACTTGGCGTTCGTGGCGGCGGCGGCCGGGGTCCTCGTCCTGAGCCGGGACGAGGCTCCGTCGATGCCGCTGAGGCTGTGGATTGGAGGGTATGCCCTTCAGTGCGTGCTCTTCATTGTGTGCGTCTGCGTTCGGTTCCAGCGGAGGCATCTGCAGAGGGACGTGGAGGAGCGGAGCAGCCACGATCGGGGGGGTTTGGGCCCTAGTTCTCCAAGCGATGTGGTGGAAGCCAGGGGTTGCAATGCTGATCAGGGTCAGAACGAGGAGGCGAGGAG TGTTGCCAAGGATCTGGAGTTTGCAAGCAATATGTTCTCATGCATATGGTGGATCGTTGGTTTTTACTGTGTATCCGCTGGAGGCCAAGCCTTGATACGTGATGCACCACAGCTATACTG GTTTTGCATAGTTTTCCTAGCATTTGATTGCATTGGCATTAGCATTGCTGTTTGCTGTTGCGTATGTATCATCAACATTGTTTATGTTGTCACAGATCAG CAAGGAGGTGCATCTGATGAAGATATCCGCCAGCTTCCCACGTACAAATTCCAAAGGATTGACAATTTTGAGATACTTTTCAATGAAGTACAAAGATCAAAAGGTGGGATGATGATCGAGTGTGGCAGTGATGAACCAATTGAGCATGTTCTATCAGCGGAGGATGCT GTGTGCTGCATCTGCCTTTCTGCTTACAAGGATGGGGTAGACCTGCGGGTGCCTCCTTGCCGCCACCATTTCCACTGTGCTTGCTTGGATAAATGGCTCTACATCAATGCCACTTGCCCCTTATGCAAGTACAACATTGTACAGAGCAGCAACCAAGCACCAGAGGAGGTCTAG